From Drosophila virilis strain 15010-1051.87 chromosome X, Dvir_AGI_RSII-ME, whole genome shotgun sequence, the proteins below share one genomic window:
- the LOC6633821 gene encoding LOW QUALITY PROTEIN: uncharacterized protein (The sequence of the model RefSeq protein was modified relative to this genomic sequence to represent the inferred CDS: inserted 1 base in 1 codon) gives MTTRCSNDHNTRPLALPWATGRPSQLAGAQLVNKTKQRSEQSQTKRRIRHVLMGLMCAKVRRCCSCCTSCCCCEEASQLAETARYKVLLLGATGSGKTQLGHLLRGEQRNANDMDATNGVRCYRLLANGRPESSTGSVLLTEVGGSADMQRIWPHYYASCHALIFCFDLSASYDQLVDNFALLQRCLEHVALRGXAVLLVATRHSDAVQLYDVEHAFRLEQVARACGCPLHICHISGEGLWHGVAWLRRQLHEQAPAMAQRIKYDVNMQSWQRRKRALLSSSKLAQVHRQRFRRRQRKLWPMPLAGDGDVTQPRPSTAPAAIFVVRTPQRALTP, from the exons ATGACAACAAGATGTTCAAATGACCACAACACGAGGCCGCTGGCGTTGCCCTGGGCTACCGGCAGGCCAAGTCAGCTGGCAGGTGCTCAgcttgtaaacaaaacaaagcagcGTTCCGAACAGA GCCAAACGAAGCGACGTATTCGCCATGTGCTAATGGGACTGATGTGCGCTAAGGtgcgccgctgctgcagctgctgcacatcctgctgctgctgcgaggAGGCATCGCAGCTAGCAGAGACGGCGCGCTATAAGGTGCTACTACTGGGCGCCACCGGCAGCGGAAAAACCCAGTTGGGGCATTTGCTGCGCGGCGAGCAGCGCAACGCCAATGATATGGACGCCACCAATGGGGTGCGCTGCTATCGCCTGCTGGCCAACGGCAGGCCGGAGTCGAGCACGGGCAGCGTGCTGCTGACCGAGGTGGGCGGCAGCGCGGATATGCAGCGTATTTGGCCGCATTACTATGCCAGCTGCCATGCGCTCATCTTTTGCTTTGATCTCAGCGCCAGCTACGATCAGCTGGTGGACAACTTTGCGCTGCTGCAACGCTGCCTCGAGCATGTGGCGCTGCGCG TAGCCGTGCTGCTGGTGGCCACGCGGCACAGCGACGCCGTTCAGCTGTACGATGTGGAGCATGCCTTCCGCCTGGAGCAGGTGGCACGCGCCTGCGGCTGCCCGCTGCACATTTGTCATATCAGCGGCGAGGGTCTGTGGCATGGCGTGGCTTGGCTGCGACGCCAGCTGCATGAGCAGGCGCCGGCGATGGCGCAGCGCATCAAATACGATGTCAATATGCAG TCTTGGCAGCGGCGCAAACGCGCATTGCTCTCCAGCAGTAAATTGGCGCAGGTGCACCGACAGCGCTTTCGACGCCGGCAAAGAAAG CTCTGGCCCATGCCTCTGGCCGGTGATGGTGACGTCACACAGCCGCGGCCAAGCACTGCGCCGGCCGCCATATTTGTTGTGCGTACCCCACAGCGTGCATTGACACCATAA